Proteins from a genomic interval of Acidobacteriota bacterium:
- the rnr gene encoding ribonuclease R: MWSADETLRRIRTKVDHPATAAELIRLLRVPRTEKATFRRHLATLVANGALVQTRGRHYGLPEKMDLVVGSISVHPDGFGFVRPDRDTERASGDIFVAGANMNEAMHGDTVVVRVERLKADGRAEGRILRILQRASETVVGRFDVDPSGLRYVVPFDRRLLMDVQVPRGEEGRAVPGDMVTVRITRWPTPTRVPLGRVVEVLGAIDAPGVDTRIIIRKWSLPDAHGDEAVEEARRLGGEVHERDLAGRTDFRDRVVVTIDGEHARDFDDAISIERLPTGHFWLGVHVADVSHYVEEGSALDAEAYERGTSVYFPERAVHMFPPELATGLCSLRPHVDRLVQSCLMEVDLQGQVRRYELHDGVIRSAARMTYTDVNAILTDRDAARVARYEALVPTFELMRTLFEILNARRRQRGSIDFDLPEPEIRLDAEGLVEDIIAGERNVAHRIIEEFMLLANEVVAQHLDDHDVPTLYRVHERPDPMKVSEFDEFVSSLGYGLAAPPEAVRPRHFQRLVERIRGTPEERPIAFLMLRTMQKARYDPANLGHFGLATQSYAHFTSPIRRYPDLVVHRTLREWRHGRLNEPLRQARTEDLPDVARHTSERERRAADAERELLQWKKVRFMADKVGDEFEGYVTGVAPFGLFVELTEHYVEGLVHVSTLADDYYRFLERAHALFGETTRKTYRLGDRVRVQVVRVDMERRQVDLGLVDVLEAVRRAERTRGAARGPSRPKKDTSRPSSRAVRSQRPGRRERLARAARKSR, from the coding sequence ATGTGGTCAGCCGACGAGACGCTCCGGCGCATCCGCACGAAGGTCGACCACCCGGCGACCGCCGCTGAGCTGATTCGGCTGCTGCGCGTGCCCCGCACCGAGAAGGCGACGTTCCGCCGCCACCTCGCGACGCTCGTTGCCAACGGGGCGCTGGTCCAGACGCGGGGCCGGCACTACGGGCTGCCCGAGAAGATGGACCTCGTCGTCGGCAGCATCTCGGTCCACCCGGACGGTTTCGGGTTCGTCCGGCCCGACCGGGACACGGAGCGCGCGAGCGGCGACATCTTCGTCGCCGGCGCGAACATGAACGAGGCCATGCACGGCGACACGGTCGTCGTGCGGGTCGAACGCCTGAAGGCCGACGGCCGCGCCGAGGGGCGCATCCTCCGGATCCTGCAGCGGGCGAGCGAGACGGTCGTCGGGCGGTTCGACGTCGACCCGAGCGGCCTGCGCTACGTCGTGCCGTTCGACCGGCGCCTGCTGATGGACGTGCAGGTTCCGCGCGGGGAGGAGGGACGGGCGGTGCCGGGCGACATGGTGACCGTGCGGATCACGCGGTGGCCCACGCCGACGCGCGTGCCGCTCGGCCGCGTCGTCGAGGTGCTCGGCGCGATCGACGCGCCGGGCGTCGACACCCGCATCATCATCCGCAAGTGGAGCCTGCCCGACGCGCACGGCGACGAGGCCGTCGAGGAGGCACGCCGCCTCGGCGGCGAGGTCCACGAGCGCGACCTCGCGGGGCGCACCGACTTTCGCGACCGCGTCGTCGTCACGATCGACGGCGAGCACGCGCGTGACTTCGACGATGCCATTTCAATCGAGCGGCTGCCGACCGGCCACTTCTGGCTCGGCGTGCACGTGGCCGACGTCTCACACTACGTCGAGGAGGGCAGCGCGCTCGACGCGGAGGCGTACGAGCGGGGCACGTCGGTGTACTTTCCGGAGCGCGCCGTCCACATGTTCCCGCCGGAGCTCGCGACGGGGCTGTGCTCGCTCCGCCCCCACGTCGACCGGCTCGTCCAGTCGTGCCTGATGGAGGTGGACCTGCAGGGCCAGGTCAGGCGCTACGAGCTGCACGATGGCGTGATCCGGAGCGCCGCGCGCATGACCTACACCGACGTGAACGCGATCCTCACCGACCGCGACGCGGCGAGGGTGGCGCGATACGAGGCGCTCGTGCCGACCTTCGAGCTGATGCGGACCCTCTTCGAGATCCTCAACGCGCGGCGCCGGCAGCGCGGCTCGATCGACTTCGACCTGCCGGAGCCGGAGATCCGCCTCGACGCCGAGGGCCTGGTCGAGGACATCATCGCCGGTGAGCGCAACGTCGCCCATCGCATCATCGAGGAGTTCATGCTGCTCGCCAACGAGGTGGTGGCCCAGCATCTCGACGATCACGACGTGCCGACGCTCTACCGGGTCCACGAGCGGCCCGACCCGATGAAGGTCTCGGAGTTCGACGAGTTCGTCAGTTCCCTCGGCTACGGCCTCGCGGCGCCGCCCGAGGCCGTCCGCCCACGCCACTTCCAGCGCCTGGTCGAGCGCATCCGCGGCACGCCGGAAGAGCGCCCCATCGCCTTCCTCATGCTGCGAACCATGCAGAAGGCCAGGTACGATCCGGCGAACCTCGGTCACTTCGGTCTCGCGACCCAGAGCTACGCGCACTTCACCTCGCCCATCCGCCGCTACCCGGATCTCGTGGTCCACCGGACCCTGCGCGAGTGGCGTCACGGCCGACTGAACGAGCCGCTGCGCCAGGCGCGCACCGAGGACCTGCCCGACGTGGCCCGCCACACGTCGGAGCGCGAGCGCCGGGCCGCCGACGCCGAGCGCGAGCTGCTGCAGTGGAAGAAGGTCCGCTTCATGGCCGACAAGGTCGGCGACGAGTTCGAGGGCTACGTGACCGGCGTCGCGCCGTTCGGCCTGTTCGTCGAGCTGACCGAGCACTACGTGGAGGGGCTCGTGCACGTGTCGACGCTGGCCGACGACTACTACCGGTTCCTCGAGCGCGCGCACGCGCTCTTCGGCGAGACGACCCGGAAGACCTACCGCCTCGGCGACCGCGTGCGGGTGCAGGTCGTGCGGGTCGACATGGAACGCCGGCAGGTCGACCTCGGTCTCGTGGACGTCCTCGAGGCCGTGCGGCGCGCCGAGCGCACCAGGGGCGCGGCGCGAGGCCCGTCGAGGCCGAAGAAGGACACCTCGCGACCGTCGAGTCGAGCCGTGAGGTCGCAGCGGCCGGGCCGCCGCGAGCGGCTCGCGCGGGCGGCGCGGAAGAGTCGTTAG
- a CDS encoding RNA polymerase sigma factor yields the protein MTDADLVARARDGDVDAFGVLVDRHRRAVHRAALAALGCPGEADDVTQEAFIQAWQALPRFRGESSVRTWLLAIAWRRAIDRRRSLKRLATRFLGLDGRRNDLWPATDEGGPYASIDESGGSPERQVLVTELAAATRRLVRTLPAPLRDALLLAASGQHTMEEIAAMTDTPTGTVKWRVAEARRRLRERLARLGFP from the coding sequence GTGACCGATGCCGACCTCGTCGCCCGGGCCCGCGACGGCGACGTCGACGCGTTCGGCGTGCTGGTCGATCGCCACCGCCGTGCCGTGCACCGCGCCGCGCTCGCTGCCCTCGGTTGCCCCGGCGAGGCGGACGACGTGACACAGGAGGCGTTCATCCAGGCGTGGCAGGCGCTGCCCCGCTTCCGCGGCGAGTCGAGCGTGCGCACGTGGCTGCTCGCGATCGCGTGGCGACGGGCGATCGACCGGCGGCGAAGCCTGAAGCGCCTGGCTACTCGATTCCTCGGCCTCGACGGGCGTCGCAACGACCTGTGGCCGGCGACCGACGAAGGAGGGCCATACGCATCGATCGACGAGAGTGGGGGCTCGCCGGAACGGCAGGTGCTCGTCACGGAGCTGGCGGCGGCGACCAGGCGCCTCGTCAGGACGCTGCCGGCGCCGCTGCGCGACGCGCTCCTGCTCGCCGCGTCAGGCCAGCACACGATGGAGGAGATCGCGGCGATGACCGACACGCCGACGGGCACCGTGAAGTGGCGGGTGGCCGAGGCGAGACGCCGGCTGCGCGAACGCCTCGCCAGGTTGGGCTTCCCATGA
- a CDS encoding aldo/keto reductase has protein sequence MIPSVEHVELAPGLSISRVLTGLWQIADLERGGQPVDVETTADAMAPYVDAGLTTFDMADHYGSAEIVAGRYASRAGNRGRVQLLTKWVPKPGPVTRDEVRAAVGRSIDRLRCDRIDLLQFHAWNYADPSWLDAMFFLQELKDEGAIAHLGVTNFDTAHLRVALASGIAVASNQVCFSLIDRRPRDRMAAWCAERGVKLLAYGTVAGGFLSERWLGAPEPDWSAVDTWAQMKYGRFVREAGGWEALQRLLRALDGVARRHGVSMANVACRAILDEPAVAGVIIGARLGQRSHVAENLRVFGFALDADDRRAIDAASDGLRAIPGEPGDEYRRPPYLTAAGDLSHHLDALTPPYATRTGADGRTLVLSGTPWEAFAGYSRAVRHGDRIHVSGTTATHGARLIGGQDAAAQMHFVIDKIEGALQSLGARLDDVVRTRVFVARLADWEAVARVHGERFARIQPANTLVRADLVGEEYLVEVEVEAVAAVARS, from the coding sequence ATGATCCCGTCCGTCGAACACGTCGAACTCGCCCCCGGCCTGTCCATCAGTCGCGTGCTCACAGGGCTGTGGCAGATTGCCGATCTCGAACGCGGCGGCCAGCCCGTCGACGTCGAGACCACCGCCGACGCGATGGCGCCGTACGTGGACGCGGGCCTCACCACCTTCGACATGGCCGACCACTACGGGTCGGCGGAAATCGTGGCCGGCCGGTACGCCAGCCGCGCCGGCAACCGCGGTCGCGTGCAGTTGCTCACGAAGTGGGTACCGAAGCCGGGGCCCGTGACGCGCGACGAGGTGCGGGCGGCAGTGGGGCGGTCGATCGACCGCCTCCGGTGCGACCGCATCGACCTGCTCCAGTTCCACGCGTGGAACTACGCCGACCCCAGCTGGCTCGACGCGATGTTCTTCCTGCAGGAACTGAAGGACGAGGGCGCCATCGCCCACCTCGGCGTGACCAACTTCGACACGGCGCACCTGCGGGTCGCCCTCGCGAGCGGGATCGCCGTCGCCTCGAACCAGGTGTGCTTCTCGCTGATCGACCGGCGGCCGCGCGACCGGATGGCCGCATGGTGCGCCGAGCGCGGCGTGAAGCTGCTGGCCTACGGCACGGTGGCCGGCGGCTTCCTGTCGGAGCGATGGCTCGGCGCGCCCGAGCCCGACTGGAGCGCGGTCGACACCTGGGCCCAGATGAAGTACGGCCGCTTCGTGCGGGAGGCGGGCGGATGGGAGGCACTGCAGCGGCTGCTGCGGGCGCTTGACGGCGTCGCCCGCAGGCACGGCGTGTCGATGGCCAACGTCGCCTGCCGGGCGATCCTCGACGAACCCGCCGTGGCGGGCGTGATCATCGGCGCGCGACTCGGGCAGCGCTCGCACGTGGCCGAGAACCTGCGCGTGTTCGGGTTTGCGCTGGATGCCGACGACCGGCGCGCGATCGACGCGGCAAGCGACGGGCTCCGCGCGATTCCCGGAGAGCCGGGCGACGAGTACCGGCGGCCGCCGTACCTGACCGCCGCCGGCGACCTCAGTCACCATCTCGACGCGTTGACGCCGCCCTACGCGACCCGCACCGGAGCCGACGGGCGCACGCTCGTCCTGAGCGGGACGCCGTGGGAAGCGTTTGCGGGATACAGCCGCGCCGTCCGCCACGGCGACCGCATTCACGTCTCCGGGACGACGGCCACTCACGGCGCCCGGCTCATCGGCGGACAGGACGCGGCCGCGCAGATGCACTTCGTCATCGACAAGATCGAGGGCGCCCTGCAGTCGCTCGGCGCGCGACTCGACGACGTCGTACGCACGCGCGTGTTCGTGGCACGCCTCGCCGACTGGGAGGCCGTGGCGCGTGTGCACGGCGAACGGTTCGCCCGCATCCAGCCGGCCAACACCCTGGTTCGGGCCGATCTCGTGGGAGAGGAGTACCTCGTCGAGGTCGAGGTCGAGGCGGTGGCCGCCGTCGCGCGCTCCTGA
- a CDS encoding DUF4147 domain-containing protein gives MGRAAAPPLTRALDALRRDLAAIVGAALDAVHPARLLDAWLERREWPAGGRPVPVIAAGKAASPMFEALSSRVLVDLQHSLVSSPTPTPARPGVSAFAGGHPWPNLESEYAGRTALGLARRLDAADLLVVLLSGGASAMLAVPLPPLTLDEKIEVTRLMLASGMTIDTINAVRKHLSAVKGGRLAAETRASTLTLAISDVVGAHEDDPSVIGSGPTAPDPSTWHEALHAVQAAGIWERCPARVRQILSDGAGHRLAETPKPDARGWTRHAFHVIGSRREAMAAARDEAARRGYRAIVDGPAVVGEAREAGRALARRAAALGSGRWCLVSSGETTVRVRGGGRGGRNQEVALAAVAPLAAARRAIVLASIGTDGIDGPTDAAGAMVDTRTLDRARAHGLDPQSCLDDNNAYHFFEPLGDLWRPGSTGTNVGDLQVVLAGDPDASDADPPPSS, from the coding sequence GTGGGACGAGCCGCGGCACCTCCACTGACGCGGGCCCTCGACGCGCTCCGACGCGACCTCGCGGCCATCGTCGGCGCCGCGCTCGACGCCGTGCACCCGGCGAGGCTGCTCGACGCGTGGCTCGAAAGGCGCGAGTGGCCGGCGGGCGGGCGCCCGGTGCCCGTCATCGCCGCCGGCAAGGCCGCCTCCCCGATGTTCGAGGCGCTGTCGTCACGGGTCCTCGTCGATCTGCAGCACAGCCTCGTCTCGAGTCCGACGCCCACTCCGGCGAGGCCAGGTGTCTCGGCCTTCGCCGGCGGCCACCCGTGGCCGAACCTCGAGAGCGAGTACGCCGGTCGCACGGCGCTCGGCCTCGCGCGGCGCCTCGACGCCGCGGACCTCCTGGTCGTGCTGCTCTCAGGCGGCGCGTCGGCCATGCTGGCCGTGCCGCTGCCCCCCCTCACGCTCGACGAGAAGATCGAGGTCACGCGCCTCATGCTGGCGTCGGGCATGACGATCGACACGATCAACGCGGTGCGCAAACACCTGTCGGCGGTCAAGGGTGGACGCCTGGCGGCCGAGACGCGCGCCTCGACCCTGACGCTGGCCATCTCCGACGTCGTGGGCGCACACGAGGACGACCCGTCGGTGATTGGGTCGGGACCGACGGCGCCCGACCCGTCGACCTGGCACGAGGCCCTGCACGCGGTGCAAGCGGCCGGCATCTGGGAGCGTTGTCCGGCCCGCGTCCGGCAAATCCTGTCGGACGGGGCAGGCCACCGGCTGGCCGAGACGCCGAAGCCCGACGCGCGGGGCTGGACGCGGCACGCCTTCCACGTGATCGGCAGTCGCCGGGAGGCGATGGCGGCGGCGCGAGACGAGGCCGCGCGGCGAGGCTATCGCGCGATCGTCGACGGCCCTGCGGTGGTCGGCGAGGCCCGCGAGGCCGGACGGGCCCTCGCGCGCCGCGCCGCCGCACTCGGGTCCGGGCGCTGGTGCCTCGTGTCGTCTGGCGAAACGACCGTCCGCGTGCGGGGAGGGGGGCGCGGTGGACGCAACCAGGAGGTGGCCCTGGCCGCCGTCGCGCCGCTCGCCGCCGCGAGGCGCGCGATCGTGCTGGCGAGCATCGGCACCGATGGCATCGATGGTCCCACCGATGCGGCAGGGGCGATGGTCGATACCCGGACGCTCGACCGGGCCAGGGCTCACGGTCTCGATCCGCAGTCGTGCCTCGACGACAACAACGCGTATCATTTCTTCGAACCGCTCGGCGACCTGTGGCGCCCGGGGTCGACCGGCACGAACGTCGGCGACCTGCAGGTCGTGCTCGCCGGCGACCCCGACGCTTCCGACGCCGACCCGCCGCCTTCGTCGTGA
- a CDS encoding permease-like cell division protein FtsX, with protein MSRALGRFLIDGAVNLVRGWQSAVLAVATIAAAVFVLGLTLVVSRAVGESLARWEQAGELSVFLDDGITDGERQAIATTLAMSPAVVEATFLSADEASRVFARAFPEFRGLVDSFPVSPLPPTFEVRLAPLAAGGGDIEALVADLERLPGVDDVRYDRALVERVSRVVAMGRWGLFALAGLLACAAAIAVLSVVRLSYVDRRDEVEILALVGAPVSSIRGPFVAEGWLQGTFGAALALIVLWGAVQLARARWGAALALALGLDPVPFLSPGVVVSILVAAGAVGAIAGRLAVGRRALRLP; from the coding sequence ATGAGCCGCGCGCTCGGCCGCTTCCTCATCGACGGCGCCGTCAACCTCGTGCGCGGGTGGCAATCGGCGGTGCTCGCCGTGGCCACGATTGCCGCGGCCGTCTTCGTGCTCGGCCTGACGCTCGTGGTGTCGCGGGCGGTCGGCGAGTCGCTGGCGCGGTGGGAGCAGGCGGGAGAGCTGTCGGTCTTCCTCGACGACGGCATCACCGACGGCGAGCGGCAGGCCATTGCCACGACGCTCGCGATGAGCCCCGCGGTGGTCGAGGCGACGTTCCTCTCGGCCGACGAGGCGTCTCGAGTGTTCGCGCGCGCGTTCCCCGAGTTCCGCGGTCTCGTCGACTCGTTCCCCGTGTCGCCCCTGCCGCCGACCTTCGAGGTCAGGCTCGCGCCGCTCGCCGCCGGCGGCGGAGACATCGAGGCCCTCGTCGCGGACCTCGAGCGCCTGCCGGGCGTCGACGACGTGCGGTACGACCGCGCGCTCGTCGAGCGCGTGTCGCGCGTCGTCGCCATGGGACGCTGGGGGCTCTTCGCGCTCGCGGGCCTGCTCGCGTGCGCGGCGGCGATCGCCGTGCTGAGCGTCGTGCGCCTGTCGTACGTCGATCGGCGCGACGAAGTCGAGATCCTCGCGCTCGTCGGCGCGCCGGTGTCGTCGATCCGCGGGCCGTTCGTCGCCGAGGGCTGGCTGCAGGGGACCTTCGGCGCCGCGCTCGCGCTGATCGTCCTGTGGGGCGCCGTCCAACTCGCGCGGGCGCGATGGGGCGCCGCGTTGGCGCTGGCCCTCGGTCTCGACCCGGTACCGTTCCTGTCGCCCGGCGTGGTCGTCTCGATCCTCGTCGCCGCCGGGGCCGTCGGGGCGATCGCCGGGAGGCTCGCCGTCGGCCGACGCGCGCTGCGTCTCCCGTGA
- the ftsE gene encoding cell division ATP-binding protein FtsE: MIDARHVSKVYSRGVYALRDVSLTVEKGDFVFLTGPSGAGKSTLLKLILRADVVSEGELHVAGRDLRSLSAHEVQHYRRNVGFVFQDFKLVPRKTVFENVTLVARALGATRAMEQRRAMQVLQGVGLEDRLDAFPEELSGGEQQRVAIARALVNAPALVLADEPTGNLDPDLSVDVMNLFREMNARGTTVVVATHDRALIRRMGRTTISLVRGTLAGEPGGRR; this comes from the coding sequence GTGATCGACGCCAGACACGTCTCGAAGGTGTACAGCCGCGGCGTGTATGCGCTGCGCGACGTCTCGCTCACCGTCGAGAAAGGCGATTTCGTCTTCCTCACCGGGCCGAGCGGCGCCGGCAAGTCCACCCTCCTCAAGCTGATCCTGCGCGCCGACGTCGTCTCGGAAGGCGAGCTGCACGTGGCCGGCCGCGACCTCCGCTCGCTCTCGGCCCACGAGGTCCAGCACTACCGGCGGAACGTGGGGTTCGTGTTCCAGGACTTCAAGCTCGTGCCCCGGAAGACCGTGTTCGAGAACGTGACGCTCGTCGCGCGTGCGCTCGGCGCCACGCGGGCCATGGAACAGCGGCGGGCCATGCAGGTCCTGCAGGGCGTCGGCCTCGAGGATCGACTCGACGCGTTTCCCGAGGAGTTGTCGGGCGGCGAACAGCAGCGCGTGGCCATCGCGCGCGCGCTCGTCAACGCTCCCGCGCTGGTGCTCGCCGACGAACCCACGGGCAACCTCGACCCCGACCTCTCCGTCGACGTGATGAACCTTTTCCGCGAGATGAACGCCCGCGGGACGACCGTCGTCGTGGCGACGCACGACCGGGCGCTGATCCGGCGCATGGGCCGTACCACGATCTCGCTCGTGCGCGGCACGCTCGCGGGGGAGCCTGGAGGGCGGAGATGA
- the gatB gene encoding Asp-tRNA(Asn)/Glu-tRNA(Gln) amidotransferase subunit GatB: protein MTYEPVIGLEIHAQLLTRSKIFCGCSTAFGAPPNTHVCPVCLGLPGALPVLNRRAVDFAIMAGLALGCTIRPRSVFARKNYFYPDLPKGYQISQYEQPLATSGRLTYQGARGERSIGITRVHLEEDAGKSLHEGFSDSSHVTHVDYNRSGVPLIEIVTEPDLRSAADAAEFFGRLRAILVALGINDGNMEEGSLRCDANVSVRPVGSAAFGVKAEVKNLNSFRFLQKALDHEIARQVQVVERGEPVLQETRLWDPALGRTVAMRSKEQAHDYRYFPEPDLPPLDVDQGWVARMAARLPELPEARKQRLVAAYGLPDYDAAWLTDAVGAADYFERTVLAGGSPKAVSNWMMGEMARVMNERQLAFDALAVAPEGLAALLGLVAAGRITSGIAKGVFETMVETGDDPGLIVEREGLASVDDEAAIVEAVGRVLEAHGDAVATYRSGKPQTFGFLMGQVMKALKGKADPTRVSEVLRRTLDGP from the coding sequence ATGACGTACGAGCCGGTCATCGGCCTCGAGATCCACGCGCAGCTGCTGACCCGCAGCAAGATCTTCTGCGGGTGCAGCACCGCGTTCGGGGCGCCTCCGAACACCCACGTGTGCCCGGTGTGCCTCGGGCTGCCCGGGGCGCTGCCGGTGCTCAACCGCCGAGCGGTCGATTTCGCCATCATGGCCGGCCTCGCCCTCGGCTGTACGATCCGGCCCCGGTCGGTCTTCGCGAGGAAGAACTACTTCTATCCCGACCTGCCGAAGGGGTACCAGATCTCGCAGTACGAACAGCCGCTCGCCACGAGCGGGCGGCTGACCTACCAGGGGGCCCGAGGCGAGCGGTCGATCGGCATCACCCGCGTGCACCTCGAGGAAGATGCCGGCAAGTCGCTGCACGAGGGCTTCTCCGACTCCTCGCACGTCACGCACGTCGACTACAACCGGAGCGGCGTGCCGCTCATCGAAATCGTCACGGAGCCCGACCTGCGGTCGGCTGCGGACGCTGCGGAGTTCTTCGGGCGGCTGCGCGCGATCCTCGTCGCCCTCGGCATCAACGACGGCAACATGGAAGAGGGCAGCCTCCGCTGCGATGCCAACGTGTCGGTCCGGCCGGTCGGGTCGGCCGCCTTCGGCGTGAAGGCCGAGGTGAAGAACCTCAACTCGTTCCGCTTCCTTCAGAAGGCGCTCGACCACGAGATCGCACGGCAGGTGCAGGTCGTGGAGCGCGGCGAGCCCGTCCTCCAGGAAACCCGCCTGTGGGACCCGGCGCTCGGCCGGACCGTCGCCATGCGCAGCAAGGAGCAGGCGCACGACTACCGGTACTTCCCCGAGCCCGACCTGCCACCGCTCGACGTCGACCAGGGCTGGGTGGCGCGGATGGCGGCGCGCCTGCCCGAACTGCCCGAGGCGAGGAAGCAGCGGCTCGTCGCCGCGTACGGCCTGCCCGACTACGATGCGGCCTGGCTCACCGACGCAGTCGGCGCCGCCGACTACTTCGAGCGGACGGTGCTCGCGGGCGGCTCGCCGAAGGCCGTCAGCAACTGGATGATGGGCGAGATGGCGCGCGTCATGAACGAACGCCAGCTGGCGTTCGACGCGCTCGCGGTCGCGCCAGAGGGGCTGGCCGCGCTGCTCGGACTCGTGGCCGCCGGACGGATCACGAGCGGCATCGCCAAGGGCGTCTTCGAGACGATGGTCGAGACCGGTGACGACCCCGGGCTCATCGTCGAGCGCGAGGGCCTCGCGAGCGTGGACGACGAGGCGGCCATCGTCGAAGCGGTCGGTCGCGTCCTCGAGGCGCACGGGGACGCCGTCGCCACCTATCGGTCGGGCAAACCCCAGACCTTCGGGTTCCTCATGGGGCAGGTGATGAAGGCGCTGAAGGGCAAGGCCGACCCGACGCGCGTCTCCGAGGTGCTCCGCCGCACGCTCGACGGCCCCTGA
- a CDS encoding phosphoenolpyruvate carboxykinase, whose protein sequence is MTADVHPVVGLDAHGIVNVSRVYWTLTTPALYEEAIRRREGLVAHAGPLVCRTGHHTGRSPNDKFVVRDDETAGQVWWGPVNRPISPEHFDRLHHQMLSYLEGKELFVQDCYAGADQAYRLPIRIITETAWHSLFARHMFIPERDVAIRHHHVPEFVVIDVPRFHADPEEHGTNSEVFILVNFSKRLVLIGGTSYAGEIKKSIFTVMNYLLPLRGVMPMHCSANIGPGGDTALFFGLSGTGKTTLSSDPERRLIGDDEHGWSDAGVFNFEGGCYAKMIKLSAEAEPQIYATTRRFGTVLENVWIDSDSRHLDLDNDSYTENTRGAYPIGFIDNAVPTGQGGHPKNIVMLTADAFGVLPPIARLTPEGAMYHFLSGYTAKVAGTEKGVTEPKATFSTCFGAPFLPLHPNVYAKFLGEKIATHQASVWLVNTGWTGGPYGTGHRMKIAHTRAMINAALSGALAGVAYDTDPVFNLAVPASCPGVPAEVLRPRATWADPAAYDAQARKLAAMFVENFAKYADEVGPEVKAAGPNA, encoded by the coding sequence ATGACTGCTGATGTGCACCCTGTTGTGGGCCTCGACGCTCACGGCATCGTCAACGTGTCCCGGGTGTACTGGACGCTGACGACGCCGGCCCTGTACGAAGAGGCCATCCGCCGCCGCGAGGGGCTCGTCGCGCACGCGGGTCCGCTCGTGTGCCGCACCGGGCACCACACCGGCCGCTCACCGAACGACAAGTTCGTCGTCCGCGACGACGAGACGGCCGGGCAAGTCTGGTGGGGTCCGGTGAACCGGCCGATCTCACCGGAGCACTTCGACCGCCTCCATCACCAGATGCTCTCGTACCTCGAGGGCAAGGAACTCTTCGTCCAGGATTGTTACGCAGGGGCCGACCAGGCCTACCGGCTGCCGATTCGTATCATCACGGAGACGGCGTGGCACAGCCTGTTCGCCCGCCACATGTTCATCCCCGAGCGCGACGTCGCCATCCGTCATCATCACGTTCCCGAGTTCGTCGTCATCGACGTCCCGCGATTCCACGCCGACCCCGAAGAGCACGGCACGAACTCCGAGGTCTTCATCCTCGTGAACTTCAGCAAGCGGCTCGTGCTGATCGGGGGCACGAGCTACGCCGGCGAGATCAAGAAGTCGATCTTCACGGTGATGAACTACCTGCTGCCGCTGCGCGGCGTCATGCCGATGCACTGTTCGGCGAACATCGGCCCCGGCGGCGACACGGCGCTGTTCTTCGGGCTGTCGGGCACCGGCAAGACGACGCTCTCGAGCGACCCGGAGCGTCGGCTGATCGGCGACGACGAGCACGGCTGGAGCGATGCGGGCGTGTTCAACTTCGAGGGCGGCTGCTACGCGAAGATGATCAAGCTGTCGGCCGAGGCCGAACCGCAGATCTACGCGACGACGCGACGGTTCGGGACGGTGCTCGAGAACGTGTGGATCGACAGCGATTCGCGCCACCTCGATCTCGACAACGACAGCTATACCGAGAACACGCGGGGCGCGTACCCGATCGGGTTCATCGACAACGCGGTGCCCACGGGACAGGGTGGCCACCCGAAGAACATCGTCATGCTGACGGCCGACGCGTTCGGCGTGCTGCCGCCCATTGCGAGGCTGACGCCCGAGGGGGCGATGTACCACTTCCTGTCGGGCTACACCGCGAAGGTCGCCGGCACCGAGAAGGGCGTGACGGAGCCGAAGGCGACCTTCAGCACGTGCTTCGGGGCGCCGTTCCTCCCACTCCACCCGAACGTCTACGCGAAGTTCCTCGGCGAGAAAATCGCGACGCACCAGGCGAGCGTGTGGCTCGTGAACACCGGCTGGACCGGCGGGCCCTACGGCACGGGGCACCGGATGAAGATCGCCCACACGCGGGCGATGATCAACGCGGCGCTGTCCGGGGCGCTGGCCGGCGTCGCGTACGACACCGACCCGGTGTTCAACCTGGCAGTGCCCGCGTCGTGCCCGGGCGTGCCGGCCGAAGTGCTGAGGCCCCGTGCCACGTGGGCCGACCCGGCCGCGTACGATGCCCAGGCCCGGAAACTGGCCGCGATGTTCGTCGAGAACTTCGCGAAGTACGCGGACGAGGTCGGACCGGAGGTCAAGGCGGCCGGGCCGAACGCCTGA